Proteins encoded in a region of the Solanum dulcamara chromosome 9, daSolDulc1.2, whole genome shotgun sequence genome:
- the LOC129902622 gene encoding transcription factor E2FB-like: MQPQKKQQQQSLKRQLQFSSIKPVFGDYHRFSTDPVHCSSQEPPGIVVKTPPLKRKSAAANYGQGIGDQDPVSGCANVNSPVQTPISGKDAQKVPRTSKARSASQAVTSNVGSPAGNNVTPVGPCRYDSSLGLLTKKFINLIKHAEDGMLDLNKAADTLEVQKRRIYDITNVLEGIGLIEKKLKNRIQWKGQGVSKPGEADESVASLQAEVEKLTIEEHRLDDQIREMQERLRDLSEDENNQRWLFVTEDDIKSLPCFQNETLIAIKAPHGTTLEVLDPDEAVDYPQRRYRIVLRSTMGPIDVYLVSQFEEKFEEVNAVEAAPSVPSTSGLNENATETLATEENREVDIGMEGKENQSVRSDVGASQDFMTGIMKIVPDVDNEADYWLLSDADVSITDMWRTESAIDWNELDVIQEDYSIANVSTPRAQTPPPATTEVPSAANTTGC, encoded by the exons ATGCAACCTCAAAAGAAGCAGCAGCAGCAATCTTTGAAGCGTCAGCTTCAGTTTTCGTCGATTAAACCGGTGTTTGGTGACTACCATCGGTTTTCCACCGACCCAGTTCATTGTTCTTCTCAAGAACCCCCTGGAATTGTCGTCAAGACTCCG CCACTGAAGCGAAAGAGTGCAGCAGCAAATTATGGACAGGGGATTGGTGACCAGGATCCAGTTTCTGGATGTGCTAATGTCAACAGTCCCGTGCAGACACCAATATCCGGAAAAGATGCACAGAAAGTTCCTAGGACTTCAAAGGCCAGATCTGCTTCTCAAGCTGTTACCTCCAATGTTG GATCCCCTGCAGGCAATAATGTTACTCCAGTTGGTCCTTGTCGATATGATAGCTCCCTGG GTCTTCTAACAAAGAAATTCATCAATCTAATCAAACATGCAGAAGATGGTATGCTTGATCTAAATAAAGCTGCTGATACATTAGAG GTGCAGAAAAGGCGTATATATGACATCACAAATGTCCTGGAAGGCATTGGACTGATAGAAAAGAAACTCAAGAACAGGATCCAGTGGAA GGGTCAAGGTGTCTCGAAACCAGGAGAAGCTGACGAGAGTGTTGCTAGTTTACAG GCAGAAGTGGAAAAGTTGACAATTGAAGAGCATAGATTAGATGACCAGATAAG AGAAATGCAGGAAAGATTAAGGGACCTGagtgaagatgaaaataatcaaag aTGGCTTTTCGTCACTGAAGATGATATCAAGAGCTTACCTTGTTTCCAG AATGAAACATTGATAGCAATTAAAGCTCCACATGGAACCACTTTAGAAGTCCTAGACCCTGATGAG GCTGTTGATTATCCACAAAGGAGATACAGAATAGTGTTACGGAGCACCATGGGCCCCATTGATGTTTACCTTGTCAG TCAATTTGAGGAGAAGTTTGAGGAGGTAAATGCTGTTGAGGCAGCCCCAAGTGTGCCTTCAACTTCTGGTCTGAATGAGAATGCAACTGAAACATTGGCTACTGAGGAGAACAGAGAAGTTGATATTGGGATGGAGGGAAAAGAAAATCAAAGTGTGCGCTCAGACGTAGGTGCTTCACAGGACTTTATGACTGGAATCATGAAGattgttccagatgttgat AACGAAGCAGATTACTGGCTTTTGTCAGATGCAGATGTTAGCATCACTGACATGTGGAGGACAGAAT CTGCTATTGACTGGAACGAGTTGGATGTAATTCAAGAGGATTATTCAATCGCTAATGTCAGTACCCCACGAGCCCAAACTCCTCCACCCGCTACAACTGAAGTACCTTCTGCAGCTAATACTACTGGGTGCTAA
- the LOC129904490 gene encoding uncharacterized protein LOC129904490 produces MGNKPAKPERDEVLLKIVPPLDQAYVRWLARDLERIYGFTPRNPRAVRPPDHYIEYMRLQGWLDVNLDDPDLAHLLK; encoded by the coding sequence ATGGGAAATAAGCCAGCAAAGCCGGAGAGGGATGAGGTGCTTTTGAAGATTGTGCCTCCTTTGGATCAAGCATATGTTCGATGGCTTGCTCGGGACCTCGAGAGAATTTATGGCTTCACTCCAAGAAACCCTCGTGCTGTAAGGCCACCCGATCATTACATAGAATACATGCGCTTACAGGGATGGTTGGATGTCAACTTAGATGACCCCGACCTTGCTCATCTACTTAAATAA